One genomic region from Yarrowia lipolytica chromosome 1C, complete sequence encodes:
- a CDS encoding uncharacterized protein (Compare to YALI0C23617g, uniprot|Q96VC8 Yarrowia lipolytica Glyoxylate pathway regulator), producing MNTEIPDLEKQQIDHNSGSDDPQPIHDDMAPVSRIRSSGPNHEYIHIADQKFHRDDFYRAFGGTLNPGGAPQPSRKFGNPAPLGLSAFALTTLVFSLCTVQARGVPNPSIAVGLALFYGGVCQFAAGMWEFVQENTFGAAALTSYGGFWMSWAAIEMNAFGIKDSYNDPIEVQNAVGIYLFGWFIFTLMLTLCTLKSTVAFFGLFFMLMMTFLVLACANVTQHHGTAIGGGWLGIITAFFGFYNAYAGLANPGNSYIVPVPLDMPFVKKD from the coding sequence ATGAACACCGAAATCCCCGATCTCGAAAAGCAGCAGATTGACCACAACTCTGGCTCTGACGACCCCCAGCCTATCCACGACGATATGGCCCCCGTGTCTCGAATCCGATCCTCTGGACCCAACCACGAGTACATTCATATTGCCGACCAGAAGTTCCACAGAGACGACTTCTACAGGGCCTTTGGTGGTACCCTGAACCCCGGTGGAGCTCCCCAGCCTTCCCGAAAGTTCGGTAACCCTGCTCCTCTCGGTCTGTCTGCCTTTGCCCTCACTACTCTTGTTTTCTCGCTGTGCACCGTCCAGGCTCGAGGTGTCCCCAACCCCAGCATCGCCGTTGGCCTTGCTCTGTTCTACGGAGGTGTCTGCCAGTTCGCTGCCGGTATGTGGGAGTTTGTCCAGGAGAACACCtttggtgctgctgctcttaCTTCGTACGGAGGTTTCTGGATGTCTTGGGCTGCTATTGAGATGAACGCATTTGGAATCAAGGACTCTTACAACGACCCTATTGAGGTTCAGAACGCGGTTGGTATTTATCTGTTTGGATGGTTCATTTTCACTCTCATGCTCACTCTGTGCACTCTGAAATCGACCGTGGCATTCTTtgggctcttcttcatgcTGATGATGACATTCTTGGTACTGGCGTGTGCGAATGTGACTCAGCACCACGGCACTGCCATTGGTGGCGGTTGGCTCGGTATCATCACTGCTTTCTTTGGTTTCTACAACGCCTACGCCGGTCTTGCCAACCCTGGAAACTCCTACATTGTTCCCGTTCCTCTTGACATGCCCTtcgtcaagaaggactaA
- a CDS encoding uncharacterized protein (Compare to YALI0C23639g, similar to Saccharomyces cerevisiae CHL1 (YPL008W); ancestral locus Anc_8.81, similar to uniprot|P22516 Saccharomyces cerevisiae YPL008w CHL1 protein of the DEAH box family) yields the protein MENTKRREFSHPYTPYPIQVDFMEALYDCIESYKVGIFESPTGTGKTLSLICGSMTWLRKNKAQLAVSTASADENEPAWVLEQTIQLAREEFSRNREMLQKRLDKMRRKNMRARISYEQGFKRAKKAPEPVDDSQFLPEDYSEVIKPEVQRLLSALAPPVENDFQEPVKIIFASRTHSQLSQFVGQMQHTTFPPSSDLQDLESTKLISLGSRKQLCINPRVSHMNSVQAMNDACRDLREGKKGGCKYYKNPHDALGKVDINTFRDTTLAEILDIEDLYKLGKHTSTCPYYASRASIPASEVITVPYQILLSRSARKAIDLPVKNSIVIIDEAHNLLDTITSLHTMSITKSQVSSASSGLQKYQHKFQNRLNSGNRVNLGYLVNMLQALEVFFEKAQKFHKKETAPGTPVTTSSLFDGSTADLINVNRLEKYIDESKIVFKIESYLEHVNGETQEKSHSSSLVLSSVMEFLRQVNNPDSEGVLCFDGPTKLKYQLLDPSEPFKDIVENARCVVLAGGTMEPTGDYLEYLLPYLSQDQIKLFSCGHVIPPQNLSVQVIPNGPNYSFNFTFDKRNDEKMILDVAITLLVYSKIIPEGMVVFFPSYKYLEQVVAVWKKAKKDGKNIYEILNDQKRIFVESQHDSVEKTLSEYAEEVPKGAILLSVVGGKMSEGINFSDGLARAVFMIGLPFPNLMSAEIIAKRKYIEQSVSEKMKAKGVSAKEALEASKGAARDFYMNICLRAVNQSVGRAIRHANDYACIFLLDGRFGKPEIQKKLSKWMREGIREGSFKEALGEVQQFFASHEKN from the coding sequence ATGGAAAATACCAAGAGGAGGGAGTTTTCTCATCCGTATACCCCATACCCCATCCAGGTGGATTTTATGGAGGCTCTTTATGATTGCATTGAGTCCTACAAGGTGGGTATCTTTGAATCTCCCACTGGCACAGGAAAGACGTTGTCTCTTATCTGTGGTAGTATGACGTGGTTACGTAAGAACAAGGCGCAATTGGCGGTTTCAACGGCTAGTGCTGACGAAAACGAACCCGCTTGGGTGCTGGAACAGACCATTCAACTGGCCAGAGAGGAGTTTTCACGTAATCGAGAAATGTTGCAGAAGCGTCTGGACAAGATGAGGAGAAAGAATATGAGAGCACGAATCAGCTACGAGCAGGGATTCAAGCGTGCCAAAAAGGCTCCAGAACCTGTGGACGACTCTCAATTCCTTCCAGAAGATTACTCCGAGGTGATCAAGCCGGAAGTTCAACGGCTGTTGTCAGCCCTGGCTCCTCCCGTGGAGAACGACTTTCAGGAGCCTGTCAAGATCATTTTTGCCTCTCGAACGCACTCGCAGCTGTCCCAGTTTGTGGGACAAATGCAACATACGACGTTTCCCCCTTCCTCTGATCTTCAAGACCTGGAGAGTACCAAGCTCATTTCTCTGGGCTCGCGTAAACAGCTGTGTATAAATCCGCGAGTAAGTCACATGAACAGCGTACAGGCCATGAATGACGCGTGTCGTGACTTGAGAGAGGGTAAGAAGGGCGGTTGCAAGTACTACAAAAATCCACACGACGCTCTAGGGAAGGTAGACATCAACACATTTCGAGACACGACACTGGCAGAGATTCTGGACATTGAAGATCTGTACAAGCTGGGAAAACATACCTCTACATGTCCGTACTATGCTTCTAGAGCCTCTATTCCTGCATCGGAGGTCATTACTGTTCCGTATCAGATTCTATTGTCTCGATCTGCACGGAAGGCCATAGACCTACCAGTCAAAAACTCCATCGTCATCATTGATGAGGCACATAATCTGCTCGACACAATAACATCGCTCCATACAATGTCTATCACCAAATCTCAGGTGtcctctgcctcttctggacTGCAAAAGTATCAGCACAAGTTTCAAAACCGTCTCAACTCGGGAAACAGAGTCAATCTCGGCTATCTCGTGAACATGCTTCAAGCGCTGGAGGTGTTCTTTGAGAAAGCCCAAAAGTTTCACAAAAAGGAAACTGCACCCGGAACTCCCGTAACCACATCTTCCCTGTTTGATGGCAGTACTGCTGATCTCATCAATGTCAACAGACTGGAAAAGTACATTGACGAGAGTAAGATTGTGTTCAAAATTGAGTCATACCTGGAGCATGTTAATGGTGAGACTCAGGAGAAGAGCCACTCTTCGTCTCTAGTTCTCTCGAGTGTCATGGAGTTCCTCAGACAGGTGAATAATCCCGATTCGGAGGGCGTTCTCTGCTTTGATGGACCTACAAAACTCAAGTACCAACTCCTTGATCCTAGTGAACCCTTCAAGGACATTGTGGAGAACGCCAGATGTGTGGTGCTTGCTGGTGGAACCATGGAACCTACTGGGGACTACCTAGAGTATCTACTTCCCTACCTGTCTCAAGATCAGATCAAGTTGTTCTCCTGCGGACACGTTATTCCTCCACAGAACTTGTCCGTTCAAGTCATTCCGAATGGCCCCAACTATTCCTTCAACTTCACCTTCGACAAGCGAAACGATGAGAAGATGATTCTGGATGTAGCAATAACATTGTTGGTGTACTCCAAGATCATCCCTGAAGGTATGGTGGTTTTCTTTCCgtcatacaagtacctggagCAGGTGGTTGCGGTATggaagaaggccaagaaggacggcAAGAACATCTACGAGATTCTGAATGACCAGAAACGAATCTTTGTCGAATCTCAGCATGATTCTGTAGAGAAGACTCTGTCTGAGTACGCCGAGGAAGTCCCCAAGGGAGCTATTCTGCTCTCAGTGGTTGGAGGCAAGATGTCTGAAGGTATCAACTTTTCAGACGGACTTGCACGTGCCGTCTTCATGATCGGACTGCCTTTCCCTAACCTCATGTCTGCGGAAATCATCGCTAAGAGAAAGTACATTGAGCAGTCTGTGtctgagaagatgaaggccAAGGGAGTCTCTGCAAAGGAAGCTCTGGAGGCTTCGAAAGGAGCTGCGCGTGACTTTTACATGAACATTTGTCTGCGAGCAGTCAACCAGAGTGTGGGACGAGCCATCAGACATGCCAACGACTATGCTTGCATCTTTCTGCTTGACGGGCGGTTCGGCAAGCCTGAGATTCAAAAGAAGTTGTCCAAATGGATGAGGGAGGGTATTAGAGAGGGTTCATTCAAGGAGGCCCTAGGAGAAGTCCAACAGTTCTTTGCTTCTCATGAAAAGAACTAA
- a CDS encoding uncharacterized protein (Compare to YALI0C23661g, similar to uniprot|P00729 Saccharomyces cerevisiae YMR297w PRC1 carboxypeptidase y serine-type protease), whose amino-acid sequence MRLSIITTALVAASAYAYDVVQNVANPGYSLRVSTEDPSSLGVDTVKQFSGYLDVGKDKKHFFYWFFESRNDPAKDPIVLWLSGGPGCSSMSGLFFENGPSSIGADIKPIKNDFSWNSNASVIFLDQPVGSGFSYSDEPVDTTAAAAIDVYAFLNLFFTSFPQYNKGQSFHITSESYGGHYAHVFAEEILKHSKPERVFDLASIAVGNGIWDSLHQAAGYEPMGCGKGGVPAIFDDNTCKGMQDVLPQVVSEIQQCYNDPQNSNVCQQAVGDYNDAFLGPISQTGLNVYDITKKCDTSVPSGLCYAGMEYSVQYLNKPEVQKALGVHPGITFSSCSGQVNGAFYDQSDEVLPYIKAFPALLEKIPVLIYAGDRDYICNWVGNQYWTGNLTWSGQDEFNKQQLSSWKVEGEASGEIKNHGHFTFLRVFGAGHMVPHDKPKQALAILNRWIGGDVTLADK is encoded by the coding sequence ATGAGACTCTCAATAATCACTACCGCCCTCGTGGCAGCCTCTGCTTATGCCTACGACGTTGTCCAGAACGTGGCCAACCCAGGATACTCTCTGCGAGTGTCGACTGAGgatccttcttctctcggaGTCGACACTGTCAAGCAGTTTTCGGGCTACCTGGACGTTGggaaggacaagaagcacTTCTTCTACTGGTTCTTCGAGTCCCGAAACGACCCTGCTAAAGACCCCATTGTGCTCTGGCTGTCTGGAGGCCCCGGGTGCTCTTCCATGAGCGGTCTCTTCTTCGAGAACGGTCCTTCCTCCATCGGAGCAGACATCAAGCCCATCAAGAATGACTTCTCCTGGAACTCTAACGCCTCCGTCATCTTCCTGGACCAGCCTGTCGGCTCCGGTTTCTCTTACTCTGACGAACCTGTCGATAccaccgccgccgccgccatTGACGTCTACGCCTTCCTCAATCTCTTCTTCACATCTTTCCCCCAGTACAACAAGGGCCAGTCTTTCCACATCACTTCCGAGTCCTACGGTGGCCATTACGCCCACGTGTTCGCTgaggagattctcaagcaCAGCAAGCCCGAGCGAGTCTTTGATCTCGCCTCCATTGCGGTTGGAAATGGCATCTGGGACTCTCTGCACCAGGCTGCCGGTTACGAGCCCATGGGATGCGGAAAGGGTGGTGTGCCCGCAATCTTCGACGACAACACTTGTAAGGGAATGCAGGATGTCCTTCCCCAGGTTGTATCAGAGATCCAGCAGTGCTACAACGACCCCCAGAACTCCAATGTTTGCCAGCAGGCTGTAGGTGACTATAACGATGCTTTCTTGGGCCCTATCTCTCAGACAGGTCTTAACGTCTATGACATTACCAAGAAGTGCGACACTAGTGTCCCCAGTGGTCTCTGCTACGCTGGTATGGAGTACTCTGTCCAGTACCTCAACAAGCCCGAGGTCCAGAAGGCTCTTGGTGTCCACCCCGGCATCACCTTCTCTTCTTGCTCTGGCCAGGTCAACGGCGCCTTCTATGACCAGTCCGATGAGGTTTTGCCATACATCAAGGCTTTCCCCGctcttctggagaagatccCCGTGCTCATCTACGCTGGTGACCGAGATTACATTTGCAACTGGGTTGGAAACCAGTACTGGACAGGCAACCTCACTTGGTCCGGACAGGATGAGTTCAAcaaacagcagctgtcTTCCTGGAAGGTCGAGGGCGAGGCTTCTGGTGAAATCAAGAACCACGGACACTTTACCTTCCTCCGAGTGTTTGGCGCTGGCCACATGGTTCCCCACGATAAGCCCAAGCAGGCCTTGGCTATTCTGAACCGATGGAtcggtggtgatgtcaCTCTTGCCGACAAATAG
- a CDS encoding uncharacterized protein (Compare to YALI0C23683g, weakly similar to uniprot|O94417 Schizosaccharomyces pombe Cell cycle control protein cwf26, similar to Saccharomyces cerevisiae BUD13 (YGL174W); ancestral locus Anc_8.127), whose protein sequence is MDEYLAKKYGSKPKKTKKRKLVEGLDVDTAPITQRQTQQAPPPPRAKGGWKTLSGKAIDPVEETVYRDASGNIISVDDQISVLQQRQQEKEAAERRKKENLLGAVQVEEARKRQAKEEAMKHTKVTVHADDKEYNEERQNRAIYADPAAKFGKATPKASTTSSGGALPSYTGSFPSNRFNIKPGCLWDGNDRSNGFEAKWLSRQEEMKRQADVDYQNEMDF, encoded by the coding sequence ATGGACGAATATCTGGCGAAAAAATACGGCTCTAAACCAAAGAAAACGAAAAAGCGAAAACTGGTGGAAGGCTTGGATGTGGATACCGCGCCAATTACGCAGCGACAGACACAACAGGCCCCTCCACCTCCGCGTGCCAAGGGCGGATGGAAGACTCTGTCTGGAAAGGCTATTGATCCGGTAGAAGAGACGGTCTATCGAGATGCCTCGGGAAACATCATTTCTGTGGACGACCAGATCTCCGTGTTACAGCAACGtcagcaggagaaggaagcAGCTGAGCGTcggaaaaaagagaacCTGCTAGGTGCAGTTCaagtggaggaggccagGAAACGACAGGCTAAAGAGGAGGCCATGAAACACACCAAGGTGACTGTGCATGCTGATGACAAGGAATACAATGAGGAACGTCAGAACCGGGCTATTTATGCTGATCCGGCAGCCAAGTTTGGAAAGGCCACACCCAAGGCTTCGACTAcgagctctggaggagcctTGCCTTCATACACTGGTTCGTTCCCCTCGAATCGGTTCAACATCAAACCAGGGTGTTTATGGGATGGCAATGATCGCAGCAATGGATTCGAGGCCAAGTGGCTATCGAGACAAGAGGAGATGAAACGTCAGGCCGATGTGGATTATCAGAATGAAATGGACTTTTGA
- a CDS encoding uncharacterized protein (Compare to YALI0C23705g, similar to uniprot|Q6C0R8 Yarrowia lipolytica YALI0F22319g), with protein MTKTHNENPAVVNHRELFLAIAASIGKVVEDNGLIYTNCGVDRHAQVTFPASNVSDAQLDRMMDFYHTSLPRTIGVWKEDGVGNEALSARLLARGFQIGWEPQWMVLDLDTADIRPKHIKDVYIKVNNMAVIPSSIPFSNKEDDGMYALDMRRSGVITKFVATHKGQIIGHADLFMGTEAGIHNIGVHDDHSGKGIGGQLVKNACAFAQKKGYNRVSLNAVSQELYLKLGFKHIVNGTTWWLYREEFEKCQNSPAEQKIIQHVCLGELNEMEKLPAGTSFSFPTTSGMSLLQMAVKFKHTKMAQWLISKGAPHTILDLWDIGGASLASSMLPTHIDDLIEGKTALHHAVERGDVELSKHLLAFNPNLDIRDSTYSCTALGWCSVLERKEIGTLIREAVEKIENTEFSSVASTL; from the coding sequence ATGACAAAAACGCACAACGAAAACCCAGCGGTCGTCAACCACCGAGAACTGTTTCTGGCGATTGCAGCCTCGATAGGAAAGGTTGTCGAGGACAACGGCCTTATCTACACCAACTGTGGAGTCGACAGACACGCTCAAGTGACATTTCCCGCGTCCAATGTCTCAGATGCCCAGCTCGACCGGATGATGGACTTCTACCACACCAGCCTTCCTCGTACCATAGGTGTATGGAAGGAGGACGGAGTTGGAAACGAGGCTCTGTCGGCTCGGCTTCTTGCTAGAGGCTTTCAGATTGGTTGGGAGCCTCAGTGGATGGTTTTGGATCTCGATACTGCCGACATTCGACCCAAGCACATCAAAGATGTGTACATCAAGGTCAACAACATGGCTGTGATTCCTTCCAGTATCCCATTttccaacaaggaggacgacggcATGTACGCCCTCGATATGCGACGTTCAGGCGTTATTACCAAGTTTGTCGCCACTCACAAGGGCCAAATTATCGGCCATGCCGATCTATTCATGGGCACCGAAGCCGGTATTCACAACATTGGTGTTCACGACGACCACAGTGGCAAGGGAATCGGTGGTCAGCTCGTCAAGAATGCTTGCGCTTTCGCTCAGAAGAAGGGTTACAACCGAGTCTCTCTCAACGCTGTCAGCCAAGAGCTGTACCTCAAGCTGGGTTTCAAACATATTGTGAATGGAACTACCTGGTGGCTCTACCGAGAGGAGTTTGAAAAGTGCCAGAACAGCCCTGCGGAACAGAAGATCATCCAGCATGTCTGTCTTGGTGAACTCAACGAGATGGAGAAACTGCCAGCTGGAACTTCCTTCTCTTTCCCCACTACCAGTGGAATGTCTCTGCTACAGATGGCCGTCAAATTCAAGCATACCAAGATGGCCCAGTGGCTCATTTCCAAGGGAGCTCCTCATACCATTCTTGACCTGTGGGACATTGGAGGagcgtccttggccagtTCCATGCTTCCTACCCACATTGACGACCTGATAGAAGGGAAGACAGCTCTGCATCATGCTGTTGAACGGGGAGATGTGGAACTATCCAAGCACCTCTTGGCTTTCAACCCCAACCTGGACATTCGCGACTCCACCTACTCGTGCACAGCGCTGGGATGGTGTTCTGTTCTAGAGAGAAAGGAGATTGGCACCCTTATTCGAGAGGCTGTTGAGAAGATCGAAAACACCGAGTTTTCGTCGGTTGCAAGCACCTTGTAG
- a CDS encoding uncharacterized protein (Compare to YALI0C23727g, weakly similar to uniprot|P46946 Saccharomyces cerevisiae YGL175c SAE2 meiotic recombination protein), with translation MEKAKKSVEILETELAVLKEALDSVQNSPTASSVKQEFPQTPNTLPRSDLQEQYDKLALSHAKLIKLRKGDIKSVNLWKEALQDHKGRLKESQGQVLELKKENQILKDEIQELKKIKQEQETVAIQTSQTCPDSDEITTEQIRAEAGEPVEITNELLRSSPPFGKKGLLIKDSIDLDAVEHSSPSVSREIDPDLENDTRRHQGVVFKQPKPTNLMQWLKVKEENIGQDTTKSNKRDVEVVDLDSQGSPKEKTKKSRKSCPAQYQLTDFVINPAFNGDLDFAYAETVRGSRRQCEHGGECRQCDEFYKMAGPGIVSAAPQWSATEDKERGRKMDIEETINASSRHRNRWKRAPSPPGFWRSDFPSTQEIVEEKKLAEENRRKEIEIRYKSAVSGGKWMFRDQGKHRKE, from the coding sequence ATGGAAaaggcaaaaaaaagtgtggagattctggagacgGAGCTCGctgtgctcaaggaggcgcTGGACTCCGTCCAGAACTCGCCCACGGCTTCCTCCGTCAAGCAGGAGTTTCCACAGACACCCAACACTCTGCCTCGGTCGGATCTTCAGGAGCAGTATGACAAGTTGGCTCTGTCTCACGCAAAACTCATCAAGCTTCGCAAGGGCGATATCAAGTCCGTCAATCTGTGGAAGGAAGCACTACAGGACCACAAGGGCCGGCTCAAGGAGTCACAGGGGCAGGTCCTCGAGCTGAAGAAAGAAAACCAGATTCTGAAAgacgagatccaggagctcaagaagatcaagcagGAGCAAGAGACAGTGGCCATCCAGACGTCTCAGACTTGTCCCGACTCAGACGAAATCACCACGGAGCAGATTCGGGCAGAGGCTGGTGAGCCCGTGGAAATCACAAATGAACTTCTCAGAAGCAGTCCGCCATTCGGCAAGAAGGGGTTGCTGATCAAAGACTCGATTGATCTGGACGCTGTTGAACACAGCTCGCCGTCAGTATCTCGCGAGATAGATCCTGATCTTGAGAACGACACCAGACGACACCAGGGAGTTGTGTTCAAGCAACCAAAACCCACCAATCTCATGCAGTGGCTCAAGGTGAAGGAAGAGAATATAGGCCAGGACACGACGAAATCCAACAAAAGAGACGTAGAGgttgttgatctggacTCACAGGGTAGCCCCAAagagaagaccaagaagtCTCGAAAGTCATGTCCTGCTCAATACCAACTCACAGACTTCGTCATCAACCCTGCATTCAATGGAGACCTGGATTTCGCATATGCTGAGACTGTAAGAGGATCGAGACGGCAGTGCGAGCATGGAGGCGAGTGCCGTCAGTGCGACGAGTTCTACAAAATGGCTGGACCTGGAATAgtgtctgctgctccccAATGGAGTGCGACTGAAGATAAGGAAAGAGGTCGCAAAATGGACATCGAAGAAACAATTAACGCAagcagcagacacagaaacagatgGAAACGGGCTCCGTCGCCGCCGGGATTCTGGAGATCGGACTTTCCTAGTACccaggagattgtcgaagagaagaagctcgCTGAGGAGAACCGCAGAAAGGAGATTGAAATCAGATACAAGAGTGCCGTTTCGGGCGGCAAGTGGATGTTCAGAGACCAGGGGAAGCATAGAAAGGAGTAG
- a CDS encoding uncharacterized protein (Compare to YALI0C23749g, similar to uniprot|P28737 Saccharomyces cerevisiae YGR028w MSP1 intra-mitochondrial sorting protein), translating to MSSGGYNTLKKITDVAVFLGATVSIYYLMKRVLADMQQGSNSADNKKKTSASLRKLQARYPGMELDLDEYERILVQSVVTPSEIKVGFKDVGGLDDIIEDLRESVLYPLTMPELFGGNRTATMDDDDQDDNDDKPASKSSFSDLLKPPKGVLLYGPPGCGKTMLAKALAAESEANFINIKMSNIMDKWFGESNKLVAAIFSLANKLQPCIIFIDEIDSFLRERQSTDHEVMSMLKAEFMTLWDGLTSDGRVLVLGATNRPNDIDNAILRRMPKRFSVKQPTSDTRRKILEIILADVELDDTEFDMDVLINYTAGMSGSDMKEICRNAAMNAVREYMRSNIEDGKLKKERDQMQVRPLKTSDFMSASVAAALLPNNRVPEVSVD from the coding sequence ATGAGTAGCGGAGGATACAACACGCTCAAGAAAATTACAGATGTGGCCGTGTTTCTCGGCGCCACGGTGTCGATATACTACCTCATGAAGCGTGTACTGGCTGACATGCAGCAGGGCAGTAACAGTGCAGacaacaaaaagaagacctCGGCTTCGCTTCGGAAGTTGCAGGCCCGGTACCCCGGCATGGAGCTTGATCtggacgagtacgagcgGATCCTGGTCCAAAGCGTGGTCACTCCGTCCGAGATCAAGGTCGGATTCAAGGATGTGGGTGGTCTGGACGACATTATCGAAGATCTTCGTGAGTCCGTTCTGTACCCCCTGACCATGCCCGAGCTGTTTGGAGGCAACCGAACCGCCACCATGGACGATGATGATCAGGATGATAACGACGACAAGCCCGCTTCCAAGTCGTCGTTCTCTGACCTGCTCAAGCCCCCCAAGGGAGTCCTTCTGTATGGCCCTCCTGGCTGTGGAAAGACCATGCTGGCCAAGGCGCTGGCTGCCGAGTCCGAGGCCAActtcatcaacatcaaAATGAGCAACATTATGGACAAGTGGTTTGGAGAGTCCAACAAGTTGGTGGCTGCCATCTTTTCTCTGGCCAACAAGCTGCAGCCCTGTATTATTTTCATCGATGAGATTGACTCGTTCCTGCGGGAGCGACAGAGCACCGACCACGAGGTCATGTCTATGCTCAAGGCTGAATTTATGACGCTGTGGGACGGTTTGACGTCTGACGGCCGAGTTCTCGTGCTGGGagccacaaacagacccaaCGACATTGATAACGCCATTCTGCGACGAATGCCCAAGCGGTTCTCGGTCAAACAGCCCACCTCGGATACGCGCCGAAAGATTCTGGAGATCATTCTCGCCGATGTGGAGCTCGACGACACCGAGTTCGACATGGACGTTCTGATCAACTACACGGCAGGCATGTCGGGTTCAGACATGAAGGAGATCTGCCGAAATGCCGCCATGAACGCCGTGCGAGAGTACATGCGGTCCAACATTGAGGACGgaaagctcaagaaggagcgggACCAGATGCAGGTGCGACCTCTGAAAACGTCGGACTTTATGAGCGCCTCTGTGGCTGCGGCACTCTTGCCCAACAACAGAGTTCCCGAGGTCTCTGTGGATTAA
- a CDS encoding uncharacterized protein (Compare to YALI0C23771g, weakly similar to DEHA0G01045g Debaryomyces hansenii IPF 1013.1) has translation MLNLLRPAMRLRPLTASLDTRFATRSLHMTGVLRQFNNFDPSDELQPRIKKVIDPDNQTAGPFNNKLFKIADEPLYSAPATFQVALAKKSAFTLGLIGTYASYLFFHYPLLPDLGGYLALGLWIPFPLATHYLSPYVAKISRIYRRGEPETLENMTKDETVLIETISLIGRKPMCWIIHLKDLKVVNKRGGWANWEYTNPKTGDQHVFYVSESNGGFKMDRIWGITERNAGIDSGR, from the coding sequence ATGCTGAATCTCTTGCGCCCAGCAATGAGGCTAAGGCCATTGACGGCCTCTCTGGACACCCGGTTTGCGACCCGATCTCTTCACATGACTGGTGTGCTTCGTCAGTTCAACAACTTTGACCCATCCGACGAGCTGCAACCTCGAATCAAGAAGGTGATTGATCCTGACAATCAAACTGCCGGTCCTTTCAACAACAAGCTCTTTAAGATCGCCGACGAACCTTTGTACTCGGCACCGGCTACGTTCCAAGTTGCTCTGGCAAAAAAATCGGCCTTTACGCTCGGTTTGATTGGAACTTACGCCTCctatctcttcttccactacCCTCTGCTGCCAGATCTCGGAGGCTACCTTGCGCTGGGTCTGTGGATTCCATTTCCTCTGGCGACCCACTATCTATCGCCATACGTGGCAAAGATCTCGCGAATCTACCGACGAGGAGAGCccgagactctggagaacatgaccaaggacgagaCTGTGCTGATTGAGACCATCTCGCTGATTGGCCGAAAACCCATGTGCTGGATCATCCATCTCAAAGACCTCAAGGTGGTGAACAAGCGAGGCGGCTGGGCCAACTGGGAGTACACCAATCCCAAAACCGGTGACCAGCATGTCTTCTACGTGTCGGAGAGTAATGGAGGGTTCAAGATGGACAGAATCTGGGGCATTACCGAGAGAAATGCCGGTATTGACAGTGGACGATAG